TGGGAACCTGTGACCTTTATCCACAGGTTATATGGCATCCTTCTGGTCTGCTTTTGAGTTCTCTGTGATTTCATTAGTATGTTAGTgtgttttcatttcttctgcTTCTACCATGTAATTTTTGTGATGATAAAGAGATGTATTTTTGTAAGTTACGTGTACTGTACTTTGTGTAGAAAGAAAACTGTTGTTTAATGCGTGTGGAATATAAGATACGATGTGAAGAATTTCAGGACTTGtgaattgtttttgtgtatCTGTTTGTAAGTTCTACTGACGTTGTTTTCTACTATTTGTTATTTTCAGAACTTGAAGCACAACCCAATGGGAGGTTTGTTGTTGTCTGTGGAGATGGTGAGTACATTATCTATACAGCTTTGGCATGGAGAAACAGATCATTTGGTTCGGCTTTGGAATTTGCTTGGTCGTCAGATGGAGAATATGCTGTTAGAGAAAGTACATCAAAGATCAAGATTTTCAGTAAAAATTTCCAGGTTTGTCAATATGTCCAATAAAGAGAATGAAGATAACCGTTAATTTATTGTCGCTAATGTTGGAAGCTGATTTTCAGTTTCATTTCCTCAAACACATTATGATGGTTGGATGATTGAAAGTTGTAACATATATTAGGGAAGGGGCATAGAAATCTCCCCAAGTGGATGACTGGTTTTGAATTTGTCTCATTTATCAGTATCACGTGCTAATTATGAATATTGGTTCCATTTCATTGGCCaatttaatgaatattaatcttaattttaGTGATCTTGTGTTGAGTTTAATGGAGATTGTATGTATCAGGAGAAAAGGAGCGTGCGTCCAACCTTCTCGGCTGATCGTATTTATGGGGGAGCTTTATTGGCAATGTGCtcaaatgattttatttgtttctatgaTTGGGCTGAATGCAGGTTGATTCGACGAATTGATGTTAATGTGAAAGTAAGTAATGATGTATTATCATATCCCTTTCAGTTGCCTTTTTTTCATCTGTACTATTTTCTATGTTTCACTCTTTCATTCTAATCTCAGAACCTCTATTGGGCTGATAGTGGAGATTTGGTGGCAATTGCCAGTGATACATCATTCTACATCCTGAAGTACAGTGTAAGGATCTTTTTAATCTTGTCTTCCACTTAAAAAGTTTCTTTGTAGGAgactaatgattttttttcgcTTTTTACGTGCCCACTCTTGTATGTGTGGTTTAGTGCAATTTATTATGAACTTGATTTGTTCTTCAATTGCAGAGGGATGTAGTTTCTTCTTATTTCGATAGTGGAAGACCTGTAGATGAGCAAGGTGTTGAGGATGCCTTTGAACTTCTTCATGAAGTGAATGAACGTGTCAGAACTGGTATATGGGTTGGGGATTGTTTCATTTATAACAACTCCTCCTGGAGGCTCAATTACTGTGTTGGTGGTGAGGTATGGTCCATTTTTTGGCTGAAACTTGTATACTATATCCAGATTTTCTCCATCCATGGATTTGAAAGGCCATCTTGATAATTACTCTATTTATTTAGGTGACAACAATGTTTCATTTGGACCGGCCAATGTATTTGTTGGGTTACCTTGCGGGTCAAAGTCGGGTGTATCTAATTGACAAAGAGTTCAAGTAAGTAGGGTTTTGGTCGCTGTCCATGGAAGTCTATAGCCGGTTGGTTTATCTTTAAACTTTTCTTGTATATTCTATTTGGTCATGCAGCGTTATTGGATACACATTACTTGTTAGCTTGATTGAGTATAAGACTCTTGTGATGCGTGGAGACCTAGAAAGGGCCAGTGAAGTGTTACCGTCAATTCCAAAGGAGCATCATAATAGGTACGTATAGAATTTGAATTGGCAAAATGAAGGCAAtggcattttaatttttcttatttacaggattttctttttatttttaacatttggCTGTTTGGACACAATAGCAGCATTTCATTTATGGTCCAAGCGGTTCCAAATGGTTTGTTTGTAGGCATATAGTGGCATCCCCTGTTGCGCAGACCTAATGTTTCTATTGGGTAGATGTTGGACGTTAGTGTCCTGTTCATtataaaagtatattatttaCATGTCTATGATTTGTATGTTGTTTCAAGATGGGTGGTGGCTACCTCTGCATattggatctctctctctcgtcaaATCTTTTTGTACTAAAATTATTATGTGAAATTTCAGGGATCGAAATGTTTCGTGGATCCTAAATAATGGTTTTCTTTTATTGATAGTGTGGCTCGTTTCTTGGAATCACGTGGAATGATTGAGGATGCTCTTGAAGTAGCCACAGACCCTGATTATAGATTCGAGCTGGCCATACAGCTTGGAAGATTAGAGGTTGCAAAGGTAAATCTAATTCATTTATGTCATTGAGAGGTTATGAGTTGCTTGAGATCTATTGTCTACTCAAGCATTGgaacatttaaaattttcttttgaagaataatATGTTCATTTACCTATTATTTCCCAAGTGATATtcatatgctttttttttttttttttgataagtatattCATATGCTTTTTTGGTAGAGCATTGCCTCGGAAGTGCAGAGTGAGTCTAAATGGAAGCAGTTGGGAGAATTGGCTATGTCCACTGGAAAGGTCATGATCTGCATTATAATCTTGCTCAATATAAATTTCACTGTATTAGAAAAGCATCTCGGTTTCTTTTTCCTACTATCCATATCTGTATGATAGGatattgtttcaaaaaattgaaCATGTGCttcaattttcttattaaatgaACCGTTAACTTGTCAAGGGTTTATGtagaaattttataaagagCTCATACCTCATTTAGCTCTAGGTATGGGTAATTAAGACCGTAATCTAGggttgaaaatgatttaaaccTGACAAATGTGGGTCAAATTTTTCTTATCCTCCTAGCAGGCTTCTATTAGAAGTTGGTGGTTAGATTCTTACCCTCTTGTGGCATAGCAAATGTTTACTGAGCCACACTTCTCTAGAAATTTATCCTATTAAATGcttgtttttgtttggatttttcaCTTGATTGACATTCCTCTCTTATTGGATTGTTGCAGTTAGAAATGGCTGAGGAATGTTTAAAGCATGCAATGGACTTGAGTGGTTTATTGCTGCTCTATTCTTCTTTAGGTGATGCTGAAGGGATATCACAACTTGCATCCCGTGCTAAAGAGCAGGGGAAGAACAATGTTGCATTTCTTTGCTTATTCATGTTGGGTAAATTAGAAGAGTGTCTTCAGCTGTTGTTGGAAaggtatattattttaattatattttttattctatactTGAAGTGTGAGAATATAATtctagaaattatatttttgcagCAATCGGATACCTGAGGCTGCCTTGATGGCACGATCTTATCTTCCAAGCAAGGTCTCAGAGATAGTTGCAATTTGGAGAAAGGACCTTAATAAGGTTACTGTTTTTCACCTGTTTATTGTGCTTGGTTCAGATTTTGTAATAACAGGCCTTGGTCACCCAATATCAATTATAAGTTTGTGATAACAAATACAGGGTATAGTCTGTTGTAATCCAAAAGGCTGTGCTTAATCATGTACATATATTTGTATGGATCTATCCTGATTGTGTAGATTGTTCAATGTAACTTTGATTTTGTAGGTTAATCCAAAAGCTGCTGAATCTTTAGCTGATCCTGAGGAGTATCCTAATTTGTTTGAGGATTGGCAAGTTGCTCTTTCTGTAGAGTCCAGAGTTGCCGAGACGAGGTATTAAGCACTCATGCATTTACCAGCTTTTTGCTGGATAATGTTTTGCTTGAGATTCTTGTCAAGCCTTTCTCCATGTATACTATCCAAATtgatagtatttatttattttaataaggaATAAAGAGTTTGTATTAACTGTGTTTGTTTGACTGCTTTGTAGGGGTGTTTATCCTCCGGCACGTGAATATGTTGACCATGCTGACAGATCACACCACACACTTGTGGAAGCTTTCAGAACCATGCAAGTGGATGATGAGGAACCCCTTGAAAATGGAGACGCAAATCATGAGGTAGACCCTACCTATAGATTTCTAATGGAAAATGTCTTTGGTTTTATTTAATGCAAATAGGTCCATAATTTTATGTGGGCAACGTTTTAGAGATGTCTGATATGTACAGTGTTTTGCTGTTTCAAATTCTTTGATGTGCTTGTATCAATCTGATTTCTGTTTTTTTCATGATCATGTGAACTTATGTTATGAGTTGCAGAATGGAGAGGAACAGAATGCAGAGGAACACAATGGTGAAGAAGAAAGCCAAGAGGAGGCCGTCGTAGTGGATGCTGATTCAACAGATGGTGTGGTACTCGTTAACGGTAACGAGGCTGAAGAAGAGTGGGGTACGAATAATGAAGGAACCCCGTCCGCCTAAAAGCAATTGGTTGGGCCAGtatgaaaatccaaattttgTATCTGGTGATTAATTGATTCTAAAGTGCCACTTCTAACTCCCATTTTCGCAActtgcttttttgttttcttcaccCACTATATCTACTAGAACTAACCCTACAACTACTTGTGATTGTAATTATCcgtcatttttgtttttgttgttattttcatCCTTGCTATTGTTGTTTTGTTATTAGTATGCTTTATCTATAGGaactatatttttggcatttgtATGCATCACATCTAGTATGATACTGTATAGCAAATGACCAACTCCTGTCTGCTAGTTGTAGTAACATCAATATATGAATTTCTTTGCATTTGATTCTTAGAGCCTTATAACTTCCGTTTACAGCCATTTGGCTAGTTGCTTCTCGTATCATATGGAATTTACATCTATGCTTATTACAAGTATGGGCACAAAATTatagatgttttttcttttcttcattgccTGTGTGTGCGCACCAATTCATATATAAATTGTTGATTTGTGTGTAGataatttttctacttttcatTGCTAGGAATTTGACTtaggtcccccccccccccctctccggGGCGCgctcaaaaggaaaataaaaaaaaattcttttgttttgcattctttAACTTTGGTATATTTATtgatctgtttttgtttttaacatgAAAGTTTAGGTATTTCTATCATGACTTGGTTCTTCCTTTCTGTTGGCAGTGCTTACGTCACACCAGTAGGTTCCCAGCTGTATGGATCTCTTACTTGAGGTGAGAAACGATGAGAGAAAATAATAGGGAATGTCAGATGTAATGAATAGATTCTAACCAGACATGCATACGCCTGTGCACATTAACcagaaaggaaaaaacagaaaaaaacaaaacaaaaatgaagaatcTCTACAATGGCTTAATAATCTGTAATTTAGAATCATTAGTTTTGGACTTTTGGAGAAAAGATTTTGCATATAGCATTTGGTAGAAGGCCGTGTGGTTCTTCGGATGGCATTCGGATTGCCATCAGTGAAGaaactgatttattttggagGGCCTCTGGACACATAAAAAGCAATGTTTTTTTGGATGTAATTCACAAGTTTTTGGACAGAAAtgaaataattgttttttgtgatgatatattttcatGGTATCTACAGGCTTTCAGTGTTGAATGGAAATTACATTTTCTTTTGCGAAATTGACcaaatattatttcaaaaggAGGTTCCTCTCTTCATCTGTTTAATTCCTCTCGTTTTCAATACCAGGTTTCCTGGAGGGGGACGTGTATGAGTGATTTATAGGGGACTGGTTGTTTCTCTTTCCCGATGTTGTGGCATTATAGCACGTTGCATTTTGTCGTTGGGCACATGGTATAAAAAGTTTCTCACTTGCTCTTTAAATTGTCACACCCCTCCCCCTTTCCTTCTTTTTAGCGTATTCAGAGGTTTTGTCTCGATTTCTTCTGTGCCTTTGTGGATGTAGAGAAGGTTGAATTAGTGATGCTTACccagattttgttttattttttacaattcgAATTCTAGATATTCTTGGTTCCCTTGTTTGTTGAGGGGAATCTTCTTGCATTGTAAACGTGCCTTATAATAATCATTTCCTATTTGTGAGCTTTATCAAATTGATGTgtctcaataaataaatagagattcTTTAGTAGCGTTTCCACCAATTCGTTTTCTCATCCTTTTACTTTTTTCCCCGGTGGTGATCGAGAGTTTTTCCATATGAATGCAAATGCTTCAATCTTTTGTGATAAAGAATAATCTCAGTctgtggacaaggtcttgggTGAACAATATCTCTTGTAGAACCGATTTTATAATATGAGTTAggctcatgaatttcttcatggtatcagaacTAGCCACAGAACGAATGAGGCGCATATTACTTATTTCATGATAAGTACCAGGAAAAATACTGGCCTGTAcgtgagggagggtgttgaagaataatctcacattgcctgtggacaaggtcttgAGTATGTTTATAACgaatgaacaatcatctcttatagaattggttttatgagatgaattaggttaatgaatttcttcattttgaaaCAATGAGAATTTGACTTTGATCGGGATTTAGACTGATACACTTGGTTGTGTAAGGTTATGTTGAACTGACGGATTATTTCTCCAAATCCAAAAGAATTACTCATCATTCCTGGCTCTAAAGAAATTGATCTCGTATGAAGTTGGATGTTTAGGATTTCGGACGCAGAGAACCGAAGGAAATGTTTtaagagttttttaaaaaaagtttgataTAAAATTTCGCTGGATTTTGTGAAAGTAATGGGCCTCAGCTAGATACGTTTGGATAGTTTTGTTCCTCCATCAAGCAAAAATAGCATCACCTCCGCTGTAAGTaaggctatcaataaaattagagaatcatccttttcttaaaaaaaaaaaaaaaaaaagcgcaaAAATACCATCAGAAATGAAGAtaagttaaattatatatgttttttacaatGGAATGAAGACAATCACAAGCCCAATACAGCCTTTTTTTCGTATTTGGGTTCGAAAGCCCCAAACGCAAAAATGCCATACCATTCCCAGTACAGCCCGGCTCCGCACGTGTCACAATTTGAGCTCTGTAACACgcaaaattctattcatcatttgcCAGTAACGCGCTGATAAAAACCCCTTGTGCAGATGAATTGAGAAGGGCAAGAAACCCTCAGAAACTTCACATATCCAAACCCTTCACACTagcttttttttccctttattttaagaaaattaattattattttgtttaatatctatctatctatctatctatctctctctctctctctctctctctctctctgtgaggATTTCGCTTTCGCTTCGTTTTGTTTCCAGGTAAGTCGTACTTCAATCTCACTACATATATGGTTTCTATATCAATTtgtcttatttcattttttttatatatataagtactttGTTCTGCTTCTAGGGTTGTTCTAAAATGTAGATTGGTTATGATTATTTGggtttttttccctctttttacGATGCTATTAATGACTCATTTTGGGATACTCTAATTTTCCTTCAGTTATTAGGGTCTTAACTCTTATACTCCGTTTGGTcgatgggaaaagaaaaagaagaaacaaggaaatatagattttttttcttctaaaaactGTTGTGGTTTTCGTTCGTTTGGcatgaaaacaaaaacccagCTCAACAAAGACTATAGATATAGAGTTTTTCTTAGTTGGGTCCCATATAACTTATAATGGCTTTGCCTAATATTCTGTCCTTCTAGTACATTTTCTTTGCAATTTATAGAGCAGAGTTACTAGGGATGTTTTGTTATGCGATATAAATGTTTTGAGCTCAAAACGTGTGAGAAAAAGGATGGAA
Above is a genomic segment from Juglans microcarpa x Juglans regia isolate MS1-56 chromosome 1D, Jm3101_v1.0, whole genome shotgun sequence containing:
- the LOC121257980 gene encoding LOW QUALITY PROTEIN: coatomer subunit beta'-2 (The sequence of the model RefSeq protein was modified relative to this genomic sequence to represent the inferred CDS: inserted 1 base in 1 codon) yields the protein MPLRLEIKRKLAQRSERVKSADLHPTEPWILASLYSGTVCIWNYQSQTMAKSFEVTELPVRSTKFIARKQWVVAGADDMFIRVYNYNTMDKIKVFEAHTDYIRCVAVHPTLPYVLSSSDDMLIKLWDWEKGWVCTQIFEGHSHYVMQVTFNPKDTNTFASASLDRTIKIWNLGSPDPNFTLDAHQKGVNCVDYFTGGDKPYLITGSDDHTAKVWDYQTKSCVQTLDGHTHNVSAVCFHPDLPIIITGSEDGTVRIWHSTTYRLENTLNYGLERVWAIGYMKGSRRVVIGYDEGTIMVKLGREEPVASMDNSGKIIWAKHNEIQTVNIKSVGADLEVADGERLPLAVKELGTCDLYPQNLKHXPNGRFVVVCGDGEYIIYTALAWRNRSFGSALEFAWSSDGEYAVRESTSKIKIFSKNFQEKRSVRPTFSADRIYGGALLAMCSNDFICFYDWAECRLIRRIDVNVKNLYWADSGDLVAIASDTSFYILKYSRDVVSSYFDSGRPVDEQGVEDAFELLHEVNERVRTGIWVGDCFIYNNSSWRLNYCVGGEVTTMFHLDRPMYLLGYLAGQSRVYLIDKEFNVIGYTLLVSLIEYKTLVMRGDLERASEVLPSIPKEHHNSVARFLESRGMIEDALEVATDPDYRFELAIQLGRLEVAKSIASEVQSESKWKQLGELAMSTGKLEMAEECLKHAMDLSGLLLLYSSLGDAEGISQLASRAKEQGKNNVAFLCLFMLGKLEECLQLLLESNRIPEAALMARSYLPSKVSEIVAIWRKDLNKVNPKAAESLADPEEYPNLFEDWQVALSVESRVAETRGVYPPAREYVDHADRSHHTLVEAFRTMQVDDEEPLENGDANHENGEEQNAEEHNGEEESQEEAVVVDADSTDGVVLVNGNEAEEEWVLTSHQ